In a single window of the Candidatus Methylomirabilota bacterium genome:
- a CDS encoding CPBP family intramembrane metalloprotease domain-containing protein, translated as MGIAVIIIGIVLLAVTFVAMMKKSIRIRVGAWLTDRPLRIWCLPSLLLAYYSIMAVAVDQWGLDPFVRLAVYFGMPTLLLALTGPKSDEGCTGTDLIINFAVVLWIWLLIELKIVNINWLRVQFGSARPSALPLGVYAGIIYALIVLSGWRRFDLKCDLSLKKADLYPTAATFGALGVTLLTLTLATGLTTVGIAKIVRANPLGAPLTVAIPVAVIVAVPMIFFSIGVIEEILFRDAIQNLLRQRLQPVGALIVASVIFGLAHVNKRALGMDVPNWPYAGVATIAGLGYGFVFLKTNSVMASATVHAMVDVMWVLFLRGGK; from the coding sequence ATGGGGATCGCGGTAATCATCATCGGCATTGTCTTGCTGGCGGTAACATTTGTCGCGATGATGAAAAAATCGATTCGAATACGCGTCGGCGCGTGGCTTACGGACAGGCCGCTCCGCATCTGGTGCCTCCCATCTCTGCTGCTCGCGTATTACAGCATCATGGCTGTCGCGGTCGATCAGTGGGGCCTCGATCCCTTCGTGCGCCTGGCGGTCTATTTCGGTATGCCGACGTTGCTGCTTGCCCTGACCGGACCCAAATCGGATGAAGGGTGCACCGGTACGGATCTGATCATCAATTTTGCCGTTGTGTTGTGGATCTGGTTGCTGATTGAGTTGAAGATCGTCAATATCAACTGGCTTCGCGTCCAGTTCGGTAGTGCCCGGCCCTCCGCGCTGCCGTTGGGCGTGTACGCCGGCATCATTTATGCGTTGATTGTCCTTTCAGGGTGGAGACGATTCGATCTGAAGTGCGACCTTTCGCTGAAGAAGGCCGACCTGTATCCGACGGCGGCCACCTTCGGAGCCTTGGGGGTCACACTGTTAACGCTGACGCTTGCTACCGGGCTCACCACCGTGGGGATCGCCAAGATAGTGAGGGCGAATCCGCTCGGCGCGCCTCTGACGGTCGCGATACCGGTGGCGGTCATCGTCGCGGTTCCAATGATCTTTTTCAGCATCGGGGTCATCGAAGAGATCCTGTTTCGTGATGCGATTCAAAATCTGCTTCGGCAGCGTCTGCAACCGGTCGGTGCGCTCATTGTGGCGTCGGTCATCTTCGGGCTCGCGCACGTGAACAAACGGGCATTGGGGATGGACGTTCCGAACTGGCCGTACGCCGGGGTTGCGACGATTGCCGGTCTGGGCTATGGGTTTGTGTTCTTGAAGACCAATTCCGTAATGGCATCGGCCACGGTCCATGCCATGGTTGATGTGATGTGGGTCCTCTTTCTGAGGGGCGGCAAATAA